Genomic segment of Oleidesulfovibrio alaskensis DSM 16109:
CAGGAAAGCCGCATTATCCAGATAGATACGGCTCAGTTACGGCAGGAGCTGGCAGATACCAGCGTGCTGGTTGTTGAGGACAATAAAATCAACAGACAGATCGCCAAGGAACTGCTGGAAGGTGTCGGTGTGCGCGTCACACTGGCGGGTGATGGGCTTGAGGCTTTGGCTCTTGTGGAAAACTATGACTTTGATCTGATTTTTATGGATATCCAGATGCCCAGAATGGACGGGCTTGAAGCCTGCCGGCGTATCAGGCAGTTGCAGCACAAAAAGCAGCCACCGGTCGTAGCCATGACGGCGCATGCTCTGGCCGGCGACAGAGAGACCAGCCTGCGTGCAGGTATGAATGATCATATAACCAAGCCGATAGACCCTGATGAGCTGTATGCTGCGCTGGCAAACTGGATAAAACGGAACCATGCCCCAGAAGGGGCGGACGGCATTGCGTCTTCTGCCGAGATGGAACTGCCGCAGCCTGATGACGCTGGTGATGATGCGGATCAGCCGTATTCTTCAAGATATGCAGATGCTCCCCTGCTCGATTTTGAATCGGGGCTGAAACGGATCAAAGGGAACAGAAAGCTGTACAACGGGCTGTTGCGAGAGTTTGCGGATGAGTTTGCAACATATCCGCAAACCATAAGGCAGTATATCGGGCAGGATATGCCAGATGAGGCAAGACGGGTTAATCATGCCCTGCGCGGTGTTGCCGGTAATATCGGCGCCAAGCGCCTGTACAATATCTCAATTGAAATCAGTGACTGCCTTAAGGAACAGCTGCTTGAGTGCGCGCCTCTGGTGACGGAACTGGGCAGCAGCATGCTTATGACGCTCCGCGAGATAGAGCATTATCTGGAAACACTTGAAGCGGAATATGCCCCTGAATCCGGTCATGTATCTTCAGAGGGGCTTGCGGAACAGGTTGAAAAGCTGCGTGCACTTCTTAAAGTGCATGATACGCGTGCACTTGAATCTGTTGAAGGCTTGAAAAGCGTTCTGCAGGGCAGTCAGCCGGATATATACGATGATCTTGTCCGCGCGCTGAATAAGTTCGACTTTAAGGCTGCGCTGAAGCTTCTTGACCGTATACATCTGCAAACCGAAGAGAACGGGATGGTGCAATGATGAAAAGAACCAACCGGATTCTCATAGTTGATGACAACCATGTGAATATTCTTATCCTTAAGCAGATTCTGGAACAGGAGCATCAGGTGTTTGCTGCTGTAAACGGATACGAGGCTCTTGAACTGGCCTCGGGGCCGATGAAGCCCGACATTATTCTGCTGGATGTGCTGATGCCTGAAATGGACGGGTACGAAGTGTGCCGCAGATTAAAGGAAAATGACGAGACGCGCGATATTCCTGTTCTTTTTGTAACTACACAGGGAGAAGAAGAGGATGAGGCTGCCGGTCTTGCTCTGGGGGCTGTGGATTACATAGTCAAGCCGGTACGCCCTTCCATAGTGCTTGCGCGGGTACGGAATCATCTGCAACTGAAGACGCATCAGGATCAGCTGGAAGATCTGGTGCGGGACAGAACCCGTGAGCTGCAGCTGACTCAGGATGTGACTATTTTTTCATTGGCCTGCCTTGCCGAAATGCGTGACAACGAACTTGGTGGGCATTTTAAGCGGACGCAGAACTATGTCCGCCTGCTTGCTTCCGCCGCCAAGGCCAAAGGTGCCTATAAGGAATATTGGCGTCAGATTTCTGTAAGTATGCTGCACAAGTCTGCCCCCCTGCATGACGTGGGCAAGGTTGGCGTACCCGACAATATTCTGCTGAAGCCGGGCAAGCTTACAGAAGAAGAATTTGCCATCATGAAGCTGCATACGGTGTATGGCAGGGACTCTCTGGAGCGAGCGGAGTCGTTGCTGCAGTACAAGTCTTTTCTGAGCGTTGCCAAAGAAATAGCTTATTCGCATCACGAGCGGTGGGACGGCCGTGGCTACCCTGAAGGACTTGCCGGCGATGCTATTCCCGTTTCGGGCAGGATTATGGCTGTTGCCGATGTGTATGACGCACTTATCAGCAAAAGAGTGTATAAAGATCCCCTTCCCCATTCCACTGCCGTGCAGATAGTGCTGGAGGGCAGCGGCAATCATTTTGATCCTGTGTTGTGTGAACTGTTTGAACGACATCAGGAAGAAATCCGCGCCATAGCCATCGCAGACGCAGATCTGGAAGAAGAGCGTGAGGCATTGAGGAGATGACCGTTCAGGGCGGTGCCATATGATACATACCGCAGAACGCTTTTCCG
This window contains:
- a CDS encoding response regulator, with product MMKRTNRILIVDDNHVNILILKQILEQEHQVFAAVNGYEALELASGPMKPDIILLDVLMPEMDGYEVCRRLKENDETRDIPVLFVTTQGEEEDEAAGLALGAVDYIVKPVRPSIVLARVRNHLQLKTHQDQLEDLVRDRTRELQLTQDVTIFSLACLAEMRDNELGGHFKRTQNYVRLLASAAKAKGAYKEYWRQISVSMLHKSAPLHDVGKVGVPDNILLKPGKLTEEEFAIMKLHTVYGRDSLERAESLLQYKSFLSVAKEIAYSHHERWDGRGYPEGLAGDAIPVSGRIMAVADVYDALISKRVYKDPLPHSTAVQIVLEGSGNHFDPVLCELFERHQEEIRAIAIADADLEEEREALRR